The segment GGGACTGAGTTTGTTCAGTCTTTAAAACAGAACTATCCGGGCTATCGACTCTCTGACACAATTTTGCAAAGTTCGCTGCGGTTTCTAGAGAAAGAAGGACTCGTCAGTAGTTATTGGAAAAAGCCAGAAAAGCGAGGTCGTCCACGCCGAATGTATCAGCTTTCCTCCTCAGCTCGACCCCAAGCCGAGGAACTTTCTACGCTGTGGCGGGAGTACGTGCTAAACCATCCGATCGAGACAGGAGATTCTTAGGGAGAAGGAGTCGGAGTTGGGTATGCGATGGGTTTAGGCGCTGCCAAAATTTGAGCGATGTCAGCCTGCTGTTGCAATTGCTGCGTTGAAGAAACTAGACCACTTAAACCATTGATCAGGCGCTTCAGATTGTCTCTTAACTGCGGATCACCGGTCAGTTCATCTAAGTCAGAGGTGATTTTCTGAGTGTTTTCAAAGGTTGCCCGTGCTGAATCTAATGTTTGTTGAAGCATGGTGATATTTGCGGGGTTGTTTAAGGTCACGGAGATATCCCGCAAGTTTGCAGAGGTTTGCACGGCATTCGCAGACAGGGTTTCTAAGTTGTTGATGAGCTGACTGCTTTCAACTCGGTTCAAAATCGGGCTGAGCCGAACGACGCTCGTGCGAAGCTCACTACTCGTTGCACTGAGATTGTCTAAGGTGGAAACGAGGGTCGATCGATTCGCGGCAATCAGATCATTAATTTGAGTAATGGTTAAAGTTGCTCGATCGGCTGTATTACTAATGGATCTGGCAGTTGCTGAAAATGTGCCAACTTCTTGACGTGCAGACTTAACTAAGCCCGTCACTTCGCGGCTCAGTTGAGCAATTTCCGCTGCTGCAACACTACTATTTTTGGTCAGAGCATTGATGTTGCCTGTAAATTGCGGATTGCTATACACATCTGCAAATTTGATCGTCGCTCGAATGAGTTCGTCAGTGCTAATTCCCATCACTCCTTGAATGCGAGAGTTTTCACACAGAATTAAATCTCGATTGCAATCTCGATCCAAGGGTTTACCTGGTTCAGCAGTCGCTACGAGATCTTTGAGTGGCGAAATGTCTAAAACAGTCTCCCCGAGTAGCCCGGTTTGATTCACACTCAACGTTGAGTCTCTGGGAATCACTAAATCCGCTGGTGCAATTTCTAGCTTCACTTCGACTCCATTTGCGCCAGCTGCAATGTTAGAGATTCTCCCGACATTGACTCC is part of the Leptolyngbya boryana PCC 6306 genome and harbors:
- a CDS encoding MlaD family protein; amino-acid sequence: MRSRTVREGSVGLMILAGVGLFGGLVLWLKGLNPANRSFTVVAEFETINGVQVGSPVRYRGVNVGRISNIAAGANGVEVKLEIAPADLVIPRDSTLSVNQTGLLGETVLDISPLKDLVATAEPGKPLDRDCNRDLILCENSRIQGVMGISTDELIRATIKFADVYSNPQFTGNINALTKNSSVAAAEIAQLSREVTGLVKSARQEVGTFSATARSISNTADRATLTITQINDLIAANRSTLVSTLDNLSATSSELRTSVVRLSPILNRVESSQLINNLETLSANAVQTSANLRDISVTLNNPANITMLQQTLDSARATFENTQKITSDLDELTGDPQLRDNLKRLINGLSGLVSSTQQLQQQADIAQILAAPKPIAYPTPTPSP
- a CDS encoding PadR family transcriptional regulator, translating into MDIQTMDAQRPFTLQDIYRFFQTPQVIFLNQQLTVCYLLSILVESDSYGTEFVQSLKQNYPGYRLSDTILQSSLRFLEKEGLVSSYWKKPEKRGRPRRMYQLSSSARPQAEELSTLWREYVLNHPIETGDS